The DNA segment CAGATCAATAGTTCTGGACTCCCATTTCGGGTACCTTGAAGGCCTGCCCTGTTTCTTTTCCTGCTGCTTTAAAGCTTGGAAAAGTTCATTTGGTTGCAGTACTGTATCTATTGTAATTACCGCATTAAAAAAATCCTCTTCAGACGGACCAATAGGTTCACTTTGATAAATAGATGAACTAACCGGAGAAATATCCGATAGTGATGTCAAAAACTCTTTTGCCTGTGCTAATTGTTCAAGAGGATCACCCAGGTTCGAGCCGAGCGCTATAGTTACCTTGGCCATGACAATGTCACTTCAGAATATTCGCAAATACCTGGCATAGGTGGGTTCAATTTTCGAAGTGTTACTTCAACTGAGTTTGCTGATTCGATTTCATTTGTTAAACATTCTCCTATCAGATATGCCAAATGCTCAATCAACTTTTTAGATTTCCCTTCTATTACTTCGGCTACTATTTTTTGAGCAATTGAGTAATCAATGGTTTTTTCAAGCTCATCTGATACTCCGGCATCTTCTAATGAAAGATGAAAGGTGAGGTCTACCTCAAAATCATTTCCATCAACTCGTTCCTTATCATAAAACCCGTGATAGCCTCGGAATTTGAGGCCTTTTAAAACGAGTTTGTCCATAATTAAAGACTGGCTACTTCGATACGCTGATGAAGTTCTTCCAGAATTCTTTTATGCTTGGGGCTTGTGCTCATTCTTTCCTCAACAGTAGAAATAGCATGGATAACTGTTGAGTGATCTCTTCCTCCAAAATGAAGACCAATAGTTTTCAAGCTGGATTTTGTAAATCGCTTAGACAGATACATCGCAATTTGTCGGGCCTCTACAATTTCCTGCTTTCTGGTTTTTTCTCTCACTTTGTTGGTATCTATTCCAAAGTAGTCACATACATAGTTTTGAATAGACTCGATGGAAATCTGAGTATGAGATTCTTTGACCATATCCTTTAACACACGTTTGGCCATAGCCAAATCTATGTCATCGATATTTTGAAGGGAGGCGTGAGCCAAAAGTTTGATAATAGCCCCTTCCAGATCACGAACATTGGATTTGAAATTATGAGCAATGAACTCCACAATCTCCGGATCAATTTCGATTCCGTTATCATTAGCCTTTCGCTCAAGAATAGCATAACGGGTTTCGTATTCCGGCATCTGTAAATCAGCGCTTAATCCCCAGCTAAATCTTGAAATTAATCGCTCCTGGATATCTGGAACATCCTTTGGCGCCCTATCGCTACTTAGTACAATTTGTTTTCCGTCCTGATGTAGAGCATTGAAAATATGAAAGAACTCCTCCTGAGTTTTCTCCTTCCCGCTAAAGAATTGGATGTCATCAACAATAAGTACATCAATATTGCGATAGAACATAGAAAACTCACTAGCGCGGTTGTTTCTAATCGCGTGTACAAATTCATTAGTAAATGCTTCCGATGATATATATAGAACTGACTTATCATCAGAATACTTCTGCTTTATACGGTTGCCAATACTTTGAATTAGGTGCGTTTTTCCTAAACCGGTTGGACCGTAAATGAAAAATGGATTGAAGGAGTTATTTCCGGGATTGTCAGCAATTGCCATAGCGGCTGATCTTGCCAATCGATTACAGTCTCCTTCTATATAACGCTCAAATACGTATGAGCTATTTAGGTTGGAATCTATCTTGGTCTTTCTGATTCCTGGAATCACAAAGGGATTCTCAATTCTTTCAGGATAATTTTCAGGATAACCCTGGATTTGTTGAGCCTGAATTGGAGGCATAGGTCGTTGAGGAAGACGTACAGAACGATTATTCTCAAACTGTTCAGATTTCTCCATTAATATAGAGTATTCAAGTTTGCCCTCTGGCCCTAAGACTTTAGCTAAGGTTGAGCGAAGCATATTATAGTAGTGTTCCTCAAGCCACTCATACCAAAATTGACTCGGTACTTGTATAGTCAGTGTATTGTCGACAAGGTTTATTGGCTTAATTGGTTCAAACCAGGATTTATACTTCTGATAGCTAATATTGTCTTTAATAATTTCCAGGCATTTTCCCCAAGCTGCCTCAGCTATATTTTCTTGCAATCTGCTCCTTTGCTCCTGTACGATTGAAGTTCTTACCTTTTCAGTTATCCACACGCTATAAAGTGATATTTATAGCTACGCTGGTTTGAAAATGAAAAAATAAAGACGTCTTGTCAAACGCGAGTTAGTCTAAACTAAAAAAGTTATCCACATTCAATAAAGTCTCTTAATCTGTTGAAACTCATATGATTAAAAAAAAAGTTAGCATATATAAATTTCTAACTTGACTAGTGGTAATATTGCAATAACATACGAATAGGCGAGTATCGACTCAGACCCTGTGCTAGTGAAGTTTTTTTCCACAAGTTTTCCACAACACAAACCTGTAGTTTTTCTGAGATTTCAAAATTAGAATCTGCTTCTTTTTAAATTTTTTTCGCCACCAGGAAACGAGGCTTTTCGCCAAGGTCTTTTAAAATCGAAGCAGTCCAATTTTCATTTTCGAAAATAATATCAACCTCAGTTGCTGTTCTTGCATTTAACTCTAGATAAAGAGTACCACCAGACACAAGAAATCTATCTGCAAAGTCGAAGAGAGCCTGATACATTTCCTGAGTAGAGTCACAGAATAAAGCAGTATCCGGCTCAAAGTTTTTTACTTCATCATCCAATGAGGATTCTTCTTCTCTTAATATATAAGGGGGGTTCGAAATAATGATGTCAAATTGTTTATCAACAAATGCCATACTGTTAAATAAATCGTCTTCAAAAAATGAAATCTCTACATCATTAAGAGCAGCATTTTGTTTTGCAATTTTCAGTGCACTTGAAGAGATGTCTGTTCCAAAAACGCTCCAGGATTTAGCATTCTTCTTCAGAGCAATTGGGATGCACCCTGAACCAGTACCTATATCTAGTACTGTTAATTCATCGCCTTTTTTATGACTAGTAAGAACTTGTTCAACCAGCTCTTCTGTTTCAGGGCGTGGAATTAATACATCAGGAGTAACTTTAATTCTTGTGTTATAAAAGTCTGTTTCCCCAACTATATATTGCAAGGGCTCGTGGCTAGCTCTCCTTTTAATAAGGGGCTTGATTTCCTGAAGCTCTTCTGCACTTACAGGCCGATCGAAAATGAGATAGAGATTCAACCTCTTCATCCCAAGTATATGAGCCAAAAGCCACTCTATACTTAACCTTGGGTTGTTAACCCCTTTCTTTTCAAAATAAGATGTTCCCCACTCCAGAACAGAGAGTATAGTCCACTCGTTGGGAGTGCTTGTCATTCTTTATTTAGGATAATTAGTCTTCTTCTTTTTGATCAGAAACTTGCTCTTCCTGAACAGTGAGACCGAAACGTTTGGCGAAGTCAAAAATAAAGTCGATTACATTAGACTCAACATTTCTTTCTTCACTTAAAGAGCTGCCTCTAAAACCCATTCTTCCCCCGGTTTTTTTAAGAACGATTTTATTCACTTTTGGGGAATGTTCAAAAATACACGTTAGCGTCACACTTGAATTAATTTGTTTCTCATACTCTTCATATACAGCTACATGAAAATCACTTTGTGCTATATCGAATTTTCGTTCATAGAGAAATTTGGGTTCATGTTCTGCAAACATCTTTCCAGCCATTCTCTTGAGTGTTGCAGATGGTCCAAATACCAAATAAGTTGTGTGTGAATTCATTATTTAGAAAAATTGTTAGTCGATTTTCAAAATCGATGGGAAAATAACAGGATATCGATTTAAGACAATAAGAAATTCAGGTTTTTTTCGTTCATAAACTTGTCAATTACATTTTATACCAATAAGCTACACCTATGAAAAAGCTTAGTTTTGTTTTCTCCACACTTTTTTTGGCCGTTTTGCTTGCCACTACCAACACATATGCACAATATGGTGAACCCCAAATCCGAGACACAGAGCCACCTAGAAATCTATATGATGAAGGATATAAAACGGGATTTGGATTCAGCTTGAACTTAAATGATTTTGGATTTGGAGCGGGAGGTCAATTTCGAAAAGGACTTGGACCTTATACTGAAGGATTGGTTAACCTAAAAATTGCCGGACTTCGAGATCCAAGCGAGCAACTATATGTAGACGTTATCTTTGGGAATCGTACCATTCCAAGTAAGTACAGAAGAGTAACCACCTTCCCACTAACAGTAGGCATTAAACGTCGAGTATTCCCGAATCAAATTACTGACAACTTTAGAGTACACACTTCTATAAATTTTGGACCCGTACTTACTCTAACCTCTCCTTATTTCGAGGATTATAATAATAACGGATATAGAGATATTAATGTAAATCAGGATGGAATTTGCGAACCAAGGTGCGAACCTGTTCGTGATATTTTTCAAAGCTTTAGTGATATTGAAACAGAGCTGGGGTGGAATGGAGAGATACTGTTAGGAATAGATTTCGGAGATAACTTCGCAAAACTCCAGAGCTTTCAGTTTGGATATAATTTCTATTACTATGGCAATGGCATTCAAATTCTCGAACCATTTCAGCCATTAAGAGACGGTAATGGGGATTTAGTACCAGCTGAAAACATCGCAGATGGATGGGAGCTTGAACCTGCTAATGATGCTGTCAAATTCCTGGGTTCGGCCCAAATTACTTTTGTATTTGGCTGGATGTGGTAATCAGCTGCTTCCATTCACTAGTTTTTTAAACCACTTATCGGGCTCTGATAGATTATCTAAAATCATATCGGGCCCATATTCCTTTAGTTGGCCCTCGCTGAACTTACCCGTAGTTACAGATACGCATCTCATTCCCGAATGCTTGGCACATAAAACATCCCGTGGAGTATCACCAATTATAATGAACCTGGAAGGATCAGGATTGTGAATAGATAAGTTTTCCTTTACCCATTCCAGAGCCAATTCTGGAAGTATATTCCTGTCTTTATGATATTCTCCAAAAGCTCCAAACCTGAAGGATTGATTAATTCCGGCAACTTTTAGTTTTACCTGAGCTGCTGAAGGGAAATTTCCTGTCAAAAGCCCCCGCACAAAGCCATTTCCTGAGAAGTAATCTATGGCCTCGTCTATGTATTCATGCCGAAGTATGTGCTCAGCTTTTATTTCCTGTTCTAGCCTGAGAAGATATATCTCTTTGAATCTATTATACAGATTCTGATCAAAGCCGTGGTTTACAAGAAACGAAGTAATAATATCGAAATCGGTTCTCCCGGAAAATGGATCTTTTTCCATATCAGGGTAATTGATTTCCAAATTATCAATTATGCTTCTTAATAGGGGACGATTAAAGTTCCTATCTACCGTTAGTAAGGTACCGTCTATATCGAATAGGATAATCCAGGGATGTTGCTCAGACAAAGTAGTTGTATATATAGTGTTTTTTTGCTGGAACAAGTTTACAAAAACTTAGTGGCTATTCCCTTTAAGTAGATGTTAAATCGTGGTACCTTATCGCTCATTCACTTACTGACTAAAATGGAGTTTAAATGAGTTTTATAGAAGATATTAACGCCCGCCAGATTATAGATTCGCGCGGGAATCCCACCATTGAAGTAGACGTTATTCTGGATTCGGGAGCGATGGGTAGAGCGGCTGTTCCTTCAGGGGCTTCTACCGGAGAACATGAAGCTGTTGAGCTTAGAGATGGGGATAAAGAAGTTTTTCTGGGTAAAGGTGTTACCAAAGCGGTAGAAAATGTAAACGATACTATTGCAGGCGAACTTGAAGGGCTGCCTGTTTTTAACCAAACAGAATTAGATGCTCTTCTACTAGAAATTGATGGGACCTCAAATAAAGGCAAGCTTGGCGCTAATGCTATTCTTGGTGTTTCACTGGCATGTGCAAAAGCAGCTTCGAGCGAACTTGGTATGCCTCTCTGGAGATATGTTGGAGGAGTAAACGCTAAAGTAATGCCCCTTCCTATGATGAATATTATAAACGGAGGCTCCCACGCTGATAATAGCGTAGATCTACAGGAATTTATGATTATGCCTGCAGGCGCAGAATCTTTTTCTCATGCTCTTCAGATAGGAGCTGAGATTTTCCACACACTTAAAAAAGTGTTAGGAGAAAAAGGATACAGTACAGCAGTTGGAGATGAAGGTGGTTTTGCTCCTAACCTAAAGTCTAATGAAGAAGCACTTGAAGTAATTATGTCTGCTATTGAGAAAGCAGGCTATACTCCAAAAGACGATGTACTCATCGCACTTGACCCTGCCTCTTCTGAGTTTTATAACAAAGAGTCAGGACTTTATGAATTCAAATGGAGTGATGGTTCTAAGAAAGACACCGATGCTATGGTTGAGTTCTGGGCAAATTGGGTTGATAAGTATCCAATTATATCGATTGAAGACGGAATGGCTGAAGATGATTGGGACGCCTGGAAAAAACTAACTGAGGCTGTTGGCAGTAAAGTTCAATTAGTTGGAGATGATTTATTTGTAACCAACACTGAGCGACTTGCCACCGGTATCGAAAGAGGTATTGCCAATTCTATACTTATAAAGGTAAACCAAATTGGTACCCTCACAGAAACCCTCGATGCTATCGAGATGGCTCATAAAAATAGCTATACTTCCGTTATCTCTCACCGCTCTGGTGAAACTGAGGATGTAACTATCGCAGATTTATCGGTAGCAACCAATGCAGGACAAATCAAAACCGGTTCAATGAGCCGTACAGATCGAATTGCAAAGTATAATCAGCTTCTTCGCATTGAAGAAGAATTGGCTGATTCGGCAATCTTTCTGGGGCACGACGCCTTTGGTTTATAGTAAATAGCATTTAAATTTTAACCCCGAATGAAAATTCGGGGTTTTTTATATATCAGTCCCTATACTGCTATCTTATTAAGAAGTAAAACAAACTGAGTTTGAAAAAGGCTTTCATTATCGGTGCATTTCTTTTGGGGACATTTCTTCTGGCTTCTCCGGGATTTAGTCAGGTTTCCTTAGTTCCGGCACATCACCAGGTTTATGATTGGCTACATCTACAACGGGTTAAAGGCAATATCAGCAACTACAGTTATGAAAGCCTTCCGCTAAGCAGAGGGCAGATTCTTACATTCCTGGATGAGTTGAGTGAAAAAGAACCTTCCTTAAATGATACTGACCGAAAGCTTCTGGATTGGTATCAAAGAGAGTTCTCTCCGGAATATATTCCTTTAGATAACCCAAATACTTATCTGCAAGGTTGGCAAAAGGATTTAAAAGGCTCCATAAAAAGTAAATTCGATTTACTGCTTTCTGATGAAGAACCACACCTATATGCTCTAAGAAAAGAGCACTTATATACTGTTTTTGATTATAGCTTCTCGGGAGGGTTAATCGGGGTAGATGATCCTGCTAATTCTGTAGACGAACTTAGTGAGCTCAACAACTTTATCATCAGAGGTTACGGCTCTGTTTACAATACTTTTGGCTGGCATGCTGAGATTTCCAATCCTTTAGTTGGAGAAGCGGGGTTACTTAGATACCACCCTGAATGGGGACAAACTTTTGATGGAAGTAATCCTGAAAAAAGCGCCGCTTTTTTTGCTGAAGCTTTTTTCTCCGTTCAGTACAAACAAATCGGACTTCATATAGGGAATGGAGATTTAAAGTATGGGTTCAGGGGGCACGAAGCTCAAATACTCAGACAGGATGCAGGCAACTTTGACTGGGTTAGACTCAACTTCGATACAAAATATCTGCGGTACACCCTCATTCATGGAGCACTTAGATCAGAAACAAGTGTAATTGATGTGGATGGGTATCCGGGTGTAGTAAGCAGAGTATCTCCGGATAGGTGGTTTGCTCTACGAAGAATTCAACTTACTCCTGCCAAGTGGATATCCATGGCTTTTACTGAGTCATTGATTTATTCTAACCGTACTGTAGAGCTATCTTACATCAATCCTCTTCTTCCTCTTAGGTTTGGTGAATATGAAACACTGGACAAAGATAATCCTCTTTGGTTTTTCGATGGTGCAATTCGGCCTATGAATAATCTTGAGCTCTATGGAACTCTAGGCATTGATGATATACTTTCGTTAGGGGATATTTTTAGGGGAAGCTCAAAGCGAATTGCTAATAGTGGCACGGTTAGTTATCAAACTGGTTTTAATTTAGGGCTTCCTACTTCTACATTAATAAACGCAGAGGTACTACAACTCGACCCTTATTTTTATTCACATTGGCAATTTTTTAATACCTATGATGAACTAGGGTCTCCCCTTGGCGCTTCTATTGGTCCAAATTCACGTCAATTCCATTACTCTATACGACAATGGTTACCCTGGAGAAGTTTTGTTGAAGTTTCTCTTCAATCCGTGAAAAAGGGCTACAACGAAGTGGATGAAAACGGCAGGCTTTTAGTAGATGTAGGAGGAGATATTTTTACAGGGATAACTGGCACTAATGGAGAAGAAGTAGGTCTTTTCGCTGGTGAAGTTCATAAATGGAAAAATTTAAACATCGAATTGGAATTTGAACCCATACGAGGTATCCGTCTATTTGGTAAATATACTCACCGATTTGTGAACAGAGGATCCCAAATTCAGGATTTGAATTTCTTTTATGGCGGTATCGAGTTTAATTTTTATCCGGCTATCCCTAATATCCTTGGCACTATCCCAGGAACAAATTTAATCTTCTAATCCAATACAATTATGAAATACATATTGGTACTCCTCTTACTCGTCATCCCTTTCACAAATACAATGGGTCAGGAAGAAGAACTTAGAATGGGTTTCGAAGAATATGAACCCATATCTACCCTTGTTGTACCAGAGAATCCCACAACATTTGCAAAGTTCCCGTTTATTGATGTCCATAGCCACCTTCGACGAATGGGTACCATGGATTTGAAAAAAACTGCTTTAGAAATGGATAGCCTGAATATGAGAGTACTGGTCAATTTGAGTGGCCGTTCCGGAGACGCTTTAAAGGAAATGGTTGATGCGGCAGAAGCTCAAGCACCAGGGAGGTTCATTGTTTTTGCTAATATCGATTTTAGCGGAATGGATGACCCTGACTGGACCGAACGAACAGTAGCTCAACTAGAAGAAGATGTACGTAATGGAGCCAAGGGATTAAAGATTTTCAAAAATTTGGGACTTACTGTTACCGACTCAAACGGAAATAGAATTAGAACTGATGATCCTAGAATCGACCCGGTTTGGGCATTATGTGGAGAGCTTGGTATTCCCGTATTAATCCATACCGGAGAGCCTGCTGTATTCTGGGCTCCTATTGATGAAAATAATGAGCGCTGGCTTGAGATGAAGCAATTTCCAAGCAGGCACAGAGGCGACACTACCCGATATCCAAGTTGGGAAGTAGTGATGCAGGAACAATGGAATATGTTCAAGAAGCACCCAAATACTACGTTCATTAACGCCCACTTTGGGTGGATGGCAAATGATCTGGAAAGCCTTGGTAAACATCTTGATGAATTCCCAAATGTATATACCGAAATCGCCGCTATTATTGCTGAATTAGGTCGCCAGCCCCGATTTGCCCGTGAGTTCTTTATCAAGTACCAGGATCGTATACTCTTTGGTAAGGATACCTACCGGCCGCAGGAATTCCATACTTATTTCAGGGTATTAGAATCGAATGATGAGTACTTCGATTATTTCAGAAAACGTCACGCTTTCTGGAAAATGTATGGCTTGGGACTTCCGGATGAAGTGCTGGAAAAAGTCTACTATAAAAATGCACTTCGCCTTATTCCTGGTATTGATCCCTCTCTATTTGTTGAAAATTAACCATAGATTTTTGGTATACGGTCTTTCCTTTTAGCTAATTTTATATTTCTTTTTCAGCGGGTCGGTAAATAACCAAACAAAAACAGAATTATGCTGCGTTTTTCACTTTTTTTAGCCGTTATATTAGCATATCAGGCACCCCTTCTGGCTCAGTCTCCACTCTTCATTCCTGATACTCTTTCTGGTACTCAGTTTGAACTAAACCTGGATGAGAACACTTATGAATTCACTAACGGGATTACCGCAAATAACACAATGGGAGTAAACGGACCGATACTTGCTCCTACACTCATTTTTCAAAAGCATGATTCCGTCTTCATTACACTTAATAATGATTTGAATGAAGCTACCACTATGCATTGGCATGGAATGCATGTTTCCCCAGAGAACGACGGAGGCCCTCATTCGATTATCCCGGCTGGAACAACCTGGAGACCCGCTTTTGAAGTATTAGATAACGCTACTACTTTTTGGTATCATCCACATCTTCACGAAACTACAAATGAACATGTAACCAGAGGTATAGCCGGTGCGATTATAGTCCGTGACGAAGAGGAAGCGGCTCTTGAATTACCACGCACTTATGGAGTAGACGATTTCCCATTAATTGTACAAGATCGAAGCTTCATGCCTAATGGAAATATTGCCGTAGTAGGATTTGGTGATGAAGTTATGGTAAATGCTACCTTTGAAGCTTTTTTAGAAGTTCCGGCTCAGGTAGTTCGTTTCCGAATTATTAATGGATCTTCAGAACGTGTATACCTATTCGGGCTAAGTGACAATAGAACATTTTATCAAATAGGTTCGGACGGAGGATTATTGGAATCGCCTGTTGCACTAAATCGATTACAGTTAGCCACAGGAGAACGAGCTGAAATACTCATTAATTTTAGTGCCGATGAAGGCGAGACACTTTCTTTGATGAGTTATGCTTCTGATCTGGCTGTTGATATACCTGGAGGACCGGGAGGAGGCGCTCCAAGTCCCTTAGACGGTGTTGATTTTGAGGTAATGGAATTTAGAATTCAGGAAACTAATGATAACCCTGTCACTACTATCCCAAACGACTTAGTCACTATTACCCGATACGATGAAGCAGACGTAGACAGAACAAGAATCAAGACATTTGAAGGCGGAGGGCCGGGAAATCCTTTCACTATTGGTGATCAAATCTTCGATATGTCAGTGATAAACGATACTGTTTACCTTGATGACACTGAAATTTGGGAGATCACTAACAACACAAATATTGCTCATCCTTTTCATATTCACGATGTACAATTCTTTATCCTGGACAGAGACGGAGTTGAACCTCCGGAAAATGAACGCGGGCTTAAA comes from the Balneola sp. genome and includes:
- the folK gene encoding 2-amino-4-hydroxy-6-hydroxymethyldihydropteridine diphosphokinase — encoded protein: MAKVTIALGSNLGDPLEQLAQAKEFLTSLSDISPVSSSIYQSEPIGPSEEDFFNAVITIDTVLQPNELFQALKQQEKKQGRPSRYPKWESRTIDLDIIAYDDLVLQTDTLIIPHKEYGQRLFVLLPLQEIHPGWSDPITGTPIEAIIKGAQTMRITKTELSW
- the folB gene encoding dihydroneopterin aldolase, with amino-acid sequence MDKLVLKGLKFRGYHGFYDKERVDGNDFEVDLTFHLSLEDAGVSDELEKTIDYSIAQKIVAEVIEGKSKKLIEHLAYLIGECLTNEIESANSVEVTLRKLNPPMPGICEYSEVTLSWPR
- the dnaA gene encoding chromosomal replication initiator protein DnaA; the encoded protein is MQENIAEAAWGKCLEIIKDNISYQKYKSWFEPIKPINLVDNTLTIQVPSQFWYEWLEEHYYNMLRSTLAKVLGPEGKLEYSILMEKSEQFENNRSVRLPQRPMPPIQAQQIQGYPENYPERIENPFVIPGIRKTKIDSNLNSSYVFERYIEGDCNRLARSAAMAIADNPGNNSFNPFFIYGPTGLGKTHLIQSIGNRIKQKYSDDKSVLYISSEAFTNEFVHAIRNNRASEFSMFYRNIDVLIVDDIQFFSGKEKTQEEFFHIFNALHQDGKQIVLSSDRAPKDVPDIQERLISRFSWGLSADLQMPEYETRYAILERKANDNGIEIDPEIVEFIAHNFKSNVRDLEGAIIKLLAHASLQNIDDIDLAMAKRVLKDMVKESHTQISIESIQNYVCDYFGIDTNKVREKTRKQEIVEARQIAMYLSKRFTKSSLKTIGLHFGGRDHSTVIHAISTVEERMSTSPKHKRILEELHQRIEVASL
- the prmC gene encoding peptide chain release factor N(5)-glutamine methyltransferase, with amino-acid sequence MTSTPNEWTILSVLEWGTSYFEKKGVNNPRLSIEWLLAHILGMKRLNLYLIFDRPVSAEELQEIKPLIKRRASHEPLQYIVGETDFYNTRIKVTPDVLIPRPETEELVEQVLTSHKKGDELTVLDIGTGSGCIPIALKKNAKSWSVFGTDISSSALKIAKQNAALNDVEISFFEDDLFNSMAFVDKQFDIIISNPPYILREEESSLDDEVKNFEPDTALFCDSTQEMYQALFDFADRFLVSGGTLYLELNARTATEVDIIFENENWTASILKDLGEKPRFLVAKKI
- a CDS encoding HAD family hydrolase yields the protein MSEQHPWIILFDIDGTLLTVDRNFNRPLLRSIIDNLEINYPDMEKDPFSGRTDFDIITSFLVNHGFDQNLYNRFKEIYLLRLEQEIKAEHILRHEYIDEAIDYFSGNGFVRGLLTGNFPSAAQVKLKVAGINQSFRFGAFGEYHKDRNILPELALEWVKENLSIHNPDPSRFIIIGDTPRDVLCAKHSGMRCVSVTTGKFSEGQLKEYGPDMILDNLSEPDKWFKKLVNGSS
- a CDS encoding phosphopyruvate hydratase; its protein translation is MSFIEDINARQIIDSRGNPTIEVDVILDSGAMGRAAVPSGASTGEHEAVELRDGDKEVFLGKGVTKAVENVNDTIAGELEGLPVFNQTELDALLLEIDGTSNKGKLGANAILGVSLACAKAASSELGMPLWRYVGGVNAKVMPLPMMNIINGGSHADNSVDLQEFMIMPAGAESFSHALQIGAEIFHTLKKVLGEKGYSTAVGDEGGFAPNLKSNEEALEVIMSAIEKAGYTPKDDVLIALDPASSEFYNKESGLYEFKWSDGSKKDTDAMVEFWANWVDKYPIISIEDGMAEDDWDAWKKLTEAVGSKVQLVGDDLFVTNTERLATGIERGIANSILIKVNQIGTLTETLDAIEMAHKNSYTSVISHRSGETEDVTIADLSVATNAGQIKTGSMSRTDRIAKYNQLLRIEEELADSAIFLGHDAFGL
- a CDS encoding amidohydrolase, coding for MKYILVLLLLVIPFTNTMGQEEELRMGFEEYEPISTLVVPENPTTFAKFPFIDVHSHLRRMGTMDLKKTALEMDSLNMRVLVNLSGRSGDALKEMVDAAEAQAPGRFIVFANIDFSGMDDPDWTERTVAQLEEDVRNGAKGLKIFKNLGLTVTDSNGNRIRTDDPRIDPVWALCGELGIPVLIHTGEPAVFWAPIDENNERWLEMKQFPSRHRGDTTRYPSWEVVMQEQWNMFKKHPNTTFINAHFGWMANDLESLGKHLDEFPNVYTEIAAIIAELGRQPRFAREFFIKYQDRILFGKDTYRPQEFHTYFRVLESNDEYFDYFRKRHAFWKMYGLGLPDEVLEKVYYKNALRLIPGIDPSLFVEN
- a CDS encoding T9SS C-terminal target domain-containing protein; this translates as MLRFSLFLAVILAYQAPLLAQSPLFIPDTLSGTQFELNLDENTYEFTNGITANNTMGVNGPILAPTLIFQKHDSVFITLNNDLNEATTMHWHGMHVSPENDGGPHSIIPAGTTWRPAFEVLDNATTFWYHPHLHETTNEHVTRGIAGAIIVRDEEEAALELPRTYGVDDFPLIVQDRSFMPNGNIAVVGFGDEVMVNATFEAFLEVPAQVVRFRIINGSSERVYLFGLSDNRTFYQIGSDGGLLESPVALNRLQLATGERAEILINFSADEGETLSLMSYASDLAVDIPGGPGGGAPSPLDGVDFEVMEFRIQETNDNPVTTIPNDLVTITRYDEADVDRTRIKTFEGGGPGNPFTIGDQIFDMSVINDTVYLDDTEIWEITNNTNIAHPFHIHDVQFFILDRDGVEPPENERGLKDVVLIRADETVRFITKFEDFYDNEIPYMYHCHILTHEDDGMMGQFLVLENPNITSNETETDINVPSTTKIIGSYPNPFNPVTNIRYHIEKPSEVELIVYNMRGQIIETLYQGSQNRGNYVVSWDASGFASGVYFVRLNTGSTMSTIRVLLVK